The nucleotide window GGTGCCATCTGTTGAAAGATGCTCCTCCGGGGCAAATGAGCGAGCCTTAATCTGGCAAACGTTTTTATTTTTTGAGTTCCTATTTATCCTTGGTGAGATTTGTGGAGGCTTTGAGGCATGCAATCCTCTATAAGGGTTCGAACGAATTTTCAAAGCCTGAGTTAATAGGAACCATTGTGCTTAAACTCCGTCTCATGGATTATAACGAAGCTAAAATCTTGATTGAAGAAGCCATAAAAAGAGGTATTATCGAGCAAAAAGAGGAGAAGCTAATAATTAGGGAGGACCTTCTTAAAGAAGAGGAAACGAGAGAAGATGTTTTTGGTGAGATGGTAGACTACATTGCCAAAAAACTCGGGTGGAGCCACCTGGAAGTCCTCGAAGACCTGGAAAAGTTTTCTGAAAGGTATGGGGATTTAGACAAGAAAATAATCGCCTACCTTTATGGTCTGGACAAAGGGATTGATATGTCAAAGTTTAAGGATAAACTAGAGGTGTGAAAATGGAGGCGTTGATAATAGTTGACATGCAGAGAGATTTCATGCCCGGCGGAGCCCTCCCAGTTCCGGAGGGAGACAAGATAATTCCGGCGATTGAAGAGCTTATTAAAAAGTTCAAGAAGAAAGGGGGCCTTATCATTGCAACAAGGGACTGGCATCCTCCGGATCACATAAGCTTTAAGGAACAGGGTGGGCCTTGGCCGAGGCATTGCGTTCAAAACACCGAGGGGGCTGAGATAGTCGTCAGCCTCCCTGAAGATGCAATAATTATCTCAAAAGCGGACAGGCCTGACAAGGAGGCCTATTCCGGTTTTGAAGGCACAGGGCTGGCAGAAATACTGAAGGAAAAGGGAGTCAAGAGAGTTTACATCTGTGGGGTTGCCACGGAATACTGCGTCAGGGCAACAGCTTTGGATGCCCTGGAGCATGGCTTTGAAGTTTACCTCATTAGAGATGCC belongs to Thermococcus bergensis and includes:
- a CDS encoding DUF2240 family protein, with product MEALRHAILYKGSNEFSKPELIGTIVLKLRLMDYNEAKILIEEAIKRGIIEQKEEKLIIREDLLKEEETREDVFGEMVDYIAKKLGWSHLEVLEDLEKFSERYGDLDKKIIAYLYGLDKGIDMSKFKDKLEV
- a CDS encoding nicotinamidase — protein: MEALIIVDMQRDFMPGGALPVPEGDKIIPAIEELIKKFKKKGGLIIATRDWHPPDHISFKEQGGPWPRHCVQNTEGAEIVVSLPEDAIIISKADRPDKEAYSGFEGTGLAEILKEKGVKRVYICGVATEYCVRATALDALEHGFEVYLIRDAVKGINPEDEEKVLKELKESGAKIISSAEL